The sequence below is a genomic window from Myxococcales bacterium.
CGGGTTTCGAGGGGCAAATCCGGCCTCGCTCGGGGCTCGCGCTGCGCCACGGTGTCGGCATGGTCAACAGCCCCGGCACGATCGACGCGGACTATCGCGGCGAGGTCGGCGTCATCCTGGTCAACCACGGGAGCGAGGCGTTCGTCGTGCAACCCCTGGCGCGGATCGCGCAGCTGGTCATCGCGCCGGTGGCGCACGCGGAGCTTCGCTCGGTCACCGAGCTCACACCCACCGAGCGCGGTGCCGGTGGCTTCGGCTCCACCGGGCGCTGACGCTGCGCGCCCGGTGGCGAGCGCTCGGAGTGTCGCGGGCGCGCGCCCGTCATCCCGCGTGCTGCTCGAAGAACTGGCGCAGCTCGACCAAGACCTGCGCTCGTTCGAGGTCCCGCGTCAGGATGTGGCGGGAGCGGGGCAGGATCACGACCCGAACGTCCTTGGTCCCGAGCCGCGAGGCGACGGCCTGGGCGTTTTTCGCCGGACACACCCGGTCCCGCGCGCCGTGCAGAATCAAGGTCGGGACACGGACCTCGGACAGCCGCGCGCGCAGGGCGCGGCCCGCTCGCTCAACCTCGACCGCAGCGTGAACGGGGTGCTGGCCGTAGGTGAGGTGAGTGCGTCGCGCCTCGGGATCGGCGAGGTCCGCGGCGACCTTTGGCATGCGGAAATCGGGGATCTTCAGCAGATCGACGGCGCGTAACGCCCAGGCGGGGAAGGGGGAGGTCAGCCAGAACGCGTTGCCGAGCAGGACCAGCGCCTTCACTCGGCTGCTTCGAGTCACGGCCAGATGCGTCGCCAGGAGCGAGCCGAGCGACAACCCCACCACGATGGCGGGCTCGCCTTCGGGTGCGGCTCGCTCGAGGGCGCTCTCGACGGCTTGAGCCCAGTCGGGCCAGCGAACTTTCGCGAGGTCGTCGGCGTGCGTGCCGTGGCCCGGCAAGAGCGGCAGGTGCACACGGCGACCGATGGCCTGCGCTGCATCCGCGACGACCCCGACCTCGAGCGGAGTCCCCCCGAAACCGTGAATGCCGAGGATTGGCGGTCCTCGGCCGTCGTGCAGGATCGCCGCAGGATCACCCGGACCGATCAGACGGCCGCGGCTCTGGGTGTCAGCCGGCATTGGTTCGCCGCAGCGTGGGAGCGGGGCCGCCGCCTTGGGCGAAGGCGCTGGCGGGTCCGGCCCGCACGGCTCAGCCCTCTCCGCGCTTGATGCCGTAGGCGCGGATCTTCTTGTGCAGGTTCGTGCGCTCCACTCCGAGCACGACCGATGCCTTCGAGATGTTCCACTCGAACGCCTTGAGCGTGTCGACGATGTACGAGCGCTCGGAGGCCTCGCGGTACTCCCGCAGGGTCAGGCGTTCGCCGCCCTCCTTGACGGGGAAGGGTCCGCCGAGCGCCGCCACGGAGGTCTTGGACTCGGACCCGTCGTCCGCGTCGTCTTCGAAGGGGCTCTGGTGGGGATCCTCGGGCAGATCCGCGATCGTGATCACGTCGGCGGACAAGATCGCCGCGCGCTCGACCACGTTCTTCAGCTCGCGCACGTTGCCAGGCCATTTGCGCCCGGACAGCGCCTCTTTGACCACGGCGTCCATGGCCTTCGCCTTCAGGCCGTTGTCCTTGCAGAAGGCCTCGACGAACGACTGGGCGAGCAGCGGGATGTCCTCTGGGCGCTCCCGC
It includes:
- the dut gene encoding dUTP diphosphatase, with product MKPVVEVKRVGAVEVPLPSYQTDGSAGLDLAAALSEPVELGPGQRRLIPTGLALAIPPGFEGQIRPRSGLALRHGVGMVNSPGTIDADYRGEVGVILVNHGSEAFVVQPLARIAQLVIAPVAHAELRSVTELTPTERGAGGFGSTGR
- a CDS encoding alpha/beta fold hydrolase, producing the protein MPADTQSRGRLIGPGDPAAILHDGRGPPILGIHGFGGTPLEVGVVADAAQAIGRRVHLPLLPGHGTHADDLAKVRWPDWAQAVESALERAAPEGEPAIVVGLSLGSLLATHLAVTRSSRVKALVLLGNAFWLTSPFPAWALRAVDLLKIPDFRMPKVAADLADPEARRTHLTYGQHPVHAAVEVERAGRALRARLSEVRVPTLILHGARDRVCPAKNAQAVASRLGTKDVRVVILPRSRHILTRDLERAQVLVELRQFFEQHAG